A single window of Intrasporangium calvum DSM 43043 DNA harbors:
- a CDS encoding sensor histidine kinase, translating into MSSTAPAEPRPLAVLTRALLLGQHVLFAVLLLVAWGRAAGETPWFEVVAAALGVLYAALALVEHRSARSEAGGRPSAGTALPRLLLPLALLALLLLAWFASVGLTPDFAWLAFPLFFAVLRLLPSAWAVPLIGLMVLAVFWAHARVTGWAEVGLATVVGPTVGALVSIGMAHAYQMLLHENAVRQELVDELAAAKADLEATHESLAESRRQAGALDERARLSRDIHDTLAQGFSSIILLARAASQPGADAARLRTALGAIDQQASQSLTEARAVIADLTPETLSGSDLPAALERLVTSVSRLSGIRATFEMDGPARPLPRTHEVALLRLAQGALANVTAHSGATRAVVSLSVGDDGVRLDVVDDGVGFDPHDMREREDGTGYGLRSMRERMALLGGQLTVESARGAGTAIAAHLPGVTP; encoded by the coding sequence GTGAGCAGCACCGCGCCGGCCGAGCCCCGGCCCTTGGCCGTCCTCACCCGCGCGCTCCTCCTGGGCCAGCACGTCCTGTTCGCCGTCCTGCTCCTCGTCGCCTGGGGGAGAGCTGCCGGCGAGACCCCGTGGTTCGAGGTGGTGGCCGCCGCGCTGGGGGTGCTCTACGCGGCGCTGGCGCTCGTCGAGCACCGGTCGGCGCGCTCCGAGGCCGGGGGCCGGCCGTCGGCCGGCACCGCCCTCCCGCGGCTGCTCCTCCCGCTGGCCCTCCTCGCGCTGCTCCTCCTCGCCTGGTTCGCCTCCGTTGGCCTCACCCCGGACTTTGCCTGGCTCGCGTTCCCCCTCTTCTTCGCCGTGCTGCGACTCCTGCCGAGCGCCTGGGCGGTGCCGCTCATCGGACTCATGGTCCTCGCCGTCTTCTGGGCCCACGCCCGCGTGACCGGCTGGGCCGAGGTCGGCCTCGCCACGGTCGTCGGCCCCACCGTCGGCGCCCTCGTCTCCATCGGCATGGCCCACGCCTACCAGATGCTCCTGCACGAGAACGCCGTCCGGCAGGAGCTCGTGGACGAGCTCGCCGCGGCCAAGGCCGACCTGGAGGCGACCCACGAGAGCCTGGCCGAGAGCCGCCGCCAGGCCGGCGCCCTCGACGAACGCGCCCGGCTCTCGCGCGACATCCACGACACCCTCGCCCAGGGGTTCTCCTCGATCATCCTGCTCGCGCGTGCGGCGTCCCAGCCCGGCGCCGACGCAGCCCGGCTCCGCACGGCTCTCGGCGCGATCGACCAGCAGGCCTCCCAATCGCTCACCGAGGCCAGGGCGGTCATCGCCGACCTCACCCCAGAGACCCTCTCCGGCAGCGACCTGCCCGCCGCGCTGGAACGGCTCGTCACGAGCGTGAGCCGGCTCAGCGGCATACGGGCGACGTTCGAGATGGACGGACCCGCGCGACCCCTGCCGCGGACGCACGAGGTCGCCCTCCTCCGCCTCGCCCAGGGCGCCCTCGCCAACGTCACCGCCCACTCAGGGGCGACTCGCGCCGTCGTCTCCCTCAGCGTCGGCGACGACGGGGTGCGCCTCGACGTCGTCGACGACGGCGTCGGGTTCGACCCTCACGACATGCGGGAGCGCGAGGACGGCACCGGCTACGGGTTGCGGTCGATGCGCGAGCGGATGGCGCTCCTCGGGGGCCAGCTGACCGTCGAGTCCGCTCGCGGCGCCGGGACCGCCATCGCCGCCCACCTCCCCGGCGTGACTCCATGA
- a CDS encoding response regulator, with protein MTAAIRLLVVDDHPVVRAGLSMLLAADRSIELVGEAASAAEAVVVAQRRHPDVVLMDLQLGDGVDGVGATRRLLALEPAPRVVILTTHESDADVLASVEAGACGYLLKDAPAADLIDAVRTAARGGTVLSPVVARRLDERRRTPQPTLSGRELDVLRLVAEGGTNRDIARALFLSEATVKSHLVHAFGKLGVTSRTAAVATARSRGLIR; from the coding sequence ATGACCGCCGCCATCCGTCTCCTCGTGGTCGACGACCATCCCGTGGTCCGGGCCGGGTTGTCCATGCTCCTGGCGGCCGACCGCTCGATCGAGCTCGTCGGCGAGGCGGCCAGCGCGGCCGAGGCCGTCGTCGTCGCCCAGCGTCGTCACCCCGACGTGGTGCTGATGGACCTCCAGCTCGGCGACGGCGTGGACGGGGTCGGCGCCACCCGGCGGCTGCTCGCCCTGGAGCCAGCCCCGCGCGTCGTGATCCTCACGACCCACGAGAGCGACGCCGACGTCCTCGCCAGCGTCGAGGCGGGCGCCTGCGGCTACCTGCTCAAGGACGCCCCGGCCGCCGACCTCATCGACGCCGTCCGGACGGCCGCCCGCGGCGGGACGGTCCTCTCCCCCGTCGTCGCCCGCCGACTCGACGAGCGGCGCCGCACCCCGCAGCCCACCCTCAGTGGACGCGAGCTCGACGTCCTCCGCCTCGTGGCCGAGGGTGGGACGAACCGCGACATCGCCCGGGCCCTCTTCCTCTCCGAGGCCACGGTCAAGAGCCACCTCGTCCACGCCTTCGGCAAGCTCGGCGTCACCTCCCGGACAGCCGCGGTCGCGACGGCGAGGAGCCGTGGTCTGATCCGCTGA
- a CDS encoding proteasome activator, whose protein sequence is MTDQPRQPAPGSDPPAEEVQGDQRIVVLTPDGMGVADSPGREAGGRPEREPTNPADLVEEPAKVMRIGSMIKQLLEEVRSAPLDPAGRRRLAEIHHQSIEELKDGLSPQLVDELERIAQPFRDESPSDPELRIAQAQLVGWLEGLFHGIQTALVAQQMAAQQQLQQMRALPAPGASYGTPPGAGPGPGQPGAHPVPGGEPGPTGQYL, encoded by the coding sequence ATGACTGATCAGCCCCGCCAGCCCGCGCCCGGCTCGGACCCTCCCGCCGAGGAGGTCCAGGGCGACCAACGCATCGTCGTGCTCACCCCTGACGGCATGGGCGTCGCCGACAGTCCCGGTCGTGAGGCCGGCGGGCGGCCCGAGCGTGAGCCGACCAACCCGGCCGACCTCGTCGAGGAGCCGGCGAAGGTCATGCGGATCGGCTCGATGATCAAGCAGCTCCTCGAGGAGGTCCGCAGCGCTCCCCTCGACCCGGCCGGTCGCCGCCGGCTCGCCGAGATCCACCACCAGTCCATCGAGGAGCTCAAGGACGGTCTCTCGCCCCAGCTCGTCGACGAGCTCGAGCGGATCGCCCAGCCGTTCCGGGACGAGTCACCGAGCGACCCCGAGCTGCGGATCGCCCAGGCCCAGCTCGTCGGTTGGCTGGAGGGTCTCTTCCACGGCATCCAGACCGCGCTCGTCGCCCAGCAGATGGCCGCCCAGCAGCAGCTGCAGCAGATGCGGGCGCTGCCGGCTCCCGGCGCCTCCTACGGCACCCCGCCCGGCGCCGGACCCGGCCCGGGCCAGCCCGGTGCCCACCCCGTGCCCGGCGGCGAGCCCGGACCCACCGGCCAGTACCTCTGA
- a CDS encoding metallophosphoesterase family protein, translating into MRLTRGHPGWARVGLVARWVAILAACYLGGVAATNLSPTTVETSHYRATLRLDPVPRHTPTLHSPTIVGDVDLAFTSPVLAPGLDVAVSVREEITDLLSRGPVSVRALQPTDEEVSAAVREAAVGLGWRFALGAAVVALAMSVAVHYARRRRPEAIHLVMVATALVVVSGGTGLSTALTYQPERFAALSTTGVLGTVQRNAGLLAGVESRAEQATPYLRNLLALSQALQEKFVPADLTQPVVSARILLVSDIHGANQYSLMRTIVEEEGVDAVIDTGDIINFGQVQEGEAAGIFRGIESLGVPYIFVSGNHDQSSPTDRALLRRMARVPNVVLLQDPEGVHRELSFHGLRLSGFNDPRYFGDDGEDPAGKQAPAVDAYNAAMEDEPESDLVLTHEPYAATGVARGRVLLNGHIHTSVLDGSRIQVGTFTGGGVVSHFIATEDEELRGQPYAFDVLSFGPHCALTQLTRYTYRNLIEGRPAYDNIQVVNGATIDPRGAEETRAAEAAPPAPPAPPAPSGSPESPESPESSGAPVAEGEQPRTCSPLAETTLRQIPTGSPEDGSTSTPASVTTSTLGSATATSSGTFTP; encoded by the coding sequence ATGCGGTTGACGAGGGGACACCCCGGATGGGCCCGGGTCGGCCTCGTTGCCCGCTGGGTCGCCATCCTCGCCGCCTGCTACCTGGGTGGCGTCGCGGCGACGAACCTGTCGCCGACGACGGTCGAGACCTCCCACTACCGAGCCACGCTGCGCCTCGACCCGGTGCCCCGACACACGCCGACCCTCCACAGCCCGACCATCGTCGGCGACGTCGATCTCGCCTTCACATCCCCCGTGCTGGCGCCCGGCCTGGACGTCGCGGTGTCCGTGCGGGAGGAGATCACCGACCTGCTCAGCCGCGGCCCGGTCAGTGTCCGCGCGCTCCAGCCGACCGACGAGGAGGTGTCCGCGGCGGTCCGCGAGGCCGCGGTCGGACTGGGCTGGCGCTTCGCCCTCGGGGCGGCGGTCGTCGCGCTCGCGATGTCCGTCGCCGTCCACTACGCGCGGCGGCGACGCCCCGAGGCGATCCACCTGGTCATGGTGGCGACGGCGCTCGTCGTCGTCTCCGGCGGCACCGGCCTCAGCACCGCCCTCACCTACCAGCCCGAACGGTTCGCCGCCCTGTCGACGACCGGTGTCCTCGGCACGGTGCAGCGCAACGCCGGGCTGCTCGCCGGGGTCGAGTCCCGGGCGGAGCAGGCGACGCCCTACCTTCGCAACCTCCTCGCCCTGTCCCAGGCACTCCAGGAGAAGTTCGTCCCGGCCGACCTGACCCAGCCCGTCGTCTCGGCCCGCATCCTGCTCGTCTCGGACATCCACGGCGCCAACCAGTACTCGCTGATGCGCACCATCGTCGAGGAGGAGGGGGTGGACGCTGTCATCGACACCGGCGACATCATCAACTTCGGGCAGGTGCAGGAAGGCGAGGCGGCCGGCATCTTCCGCGGCATCGAGTCGCTCGGAGTGCCCTACATCTTCGTCAGCGGCAACCACGACCAGTCCTCGCCCACCGACCGGGCACTGCTCCGGCGGATGGCCCGGGTCCCCAACGTCGTGCTGCTCCAGGACCCCGAGGGTGTCCACCGGGAGCTGTCCTTCCACGGGCTGCGCCTCTCCGGGTTCAACGATCCCCGCTACTTCGGTGACGACGGCGAGGACCCCGCGGGCAAGCAGGCTCCAGCGGTCGACGCCTACAACGCGGCGATGGAGGACGAGCCGGAGAGCGACCTCGTGCTCACCCATGAGCCGTATGCCGCGACCGGCGTCGCCCGCGGCCGCGTCCTGCTCAACGGGCACATCCACACGTCCGTGCTCGACGGGTCGCGGATCCAGGTGGGCACCTTCACCGGAGGCGGTGTCGTCTCCCACTTCATCGCCACGGAGGACGAGGAGCTGCGTGGGCAGCCCTACGCCTTCGACGTGCTCAGCTTCGGCCCCCACTGTGCTCTCACGCAGCTGACGCGCTACACCTACCGCAACCTCATCGAGGGTCGACCTGCCTACGACAACATCCAGGTGGTCAACGGCGCCACGATCGATCCCCGCGGCGCGGAGGAGACCCGGGCCGCTGAGGCGGCGCCCCCCGCGCCCCCCGCACCCCCGGCGCCCTCAGGGTCGCCGGAGTCCCCGGAGTCCCCGGAGTCCTCGGGCGCGCCGGTGGCCGAAGGGGAGCAACCGCGGACGTGCAGCCCGCTGGCAGAGACGACGCTCCGCCAGATCCCGACGGGGTCACCGGAGGACGGCAGCACCTCGACGCCGGCGAGCGTGACGACCTCGACGCTCGGGAGCGCGACCGCGACCTCGTCGGGGACCTTCACTCCCTAG
- a CDS encoding PH domain-containing protein, giving the protein MGFPENVLAQGERVERSIHPHWLTVAGPVLFGLVLAAGAGFAVVATPDDSRGDLLQWVLVAVAVLIAVPAVVVPFLRWRTTHYVVTSHRVMVRRGILRKSGKDITLSKITDVSFEQSLVDRIINSGSLRIESAGDSPDEQLRNIPHSNHVQQLINRLIDEDDTRRRLVAQGRAAHGRPGYETAEEDDDGRMPLGSDGRRRDRPELAEE; this is encoded by the coding sequence ATGGGATTCCCCGAGAACGTCCTCGCCCAGGGCGAGCGGGTCGAGCGCAGCATCCACCCGCACTGGCTCACCGTGGCCGGCCCGGTGCTCTTCGGCCTCGTGCTCGCCGCCGGAGCCGGGTTCGCCGTCGTCGCGACGCCCGACGACTCGCGCGGCGACCTCCTGCAGTGGGTCCTCGTGGCGGTCGCGGTGCTCATCGCGGTGCCTGCCGTGGTCGTGCCGTTCCTCCGGTGGCGGACGACGCACTACGTCGTGACGTCGCACCGGGTCATGGTCCGCCGCGGCATCCTGCGCAAGTCGGGCAAGGACATCACCCTCTCGAAGATCACCGACGTCTCGTTCGAGCAGTCGCTCGTCGACCGGATCATCAACTCGGGGTCCTTGCGCATCGAGTCGGCGGGGGACAGCCCCGACGAGCAGCTGCGGAACATCCCGCACAGCAACCACGTCCAACAGCTGATCAACCGGCTCATCGACGAGGACGACACGCGCCGACGCCTGGTCGCGCAGGGGCGGGCTGCGCACGGCCGGCCGGGTTACGAGACGGCTGAGGAGGACGACGACGGCCGTATGCCGCTGGGCTCGGACGGGCGCCGACGGGACCGACCCGAGCTGGCCGAGGAGTGA